The following coding sequences are from one Melanotaenia boesemani isolate fMelBoe1 chromosome 17, fMelBoe1.pri, whole genome shotgun sequence window:
- the rpl30 gene encoding 60S ribosomal protein L30, with protein MVAAKKTKKSMESINSRLQLVMKSGKYVLGYKQSQKMIRQGKAKLVILANNCPALRKSEIEYYAMLAKTGVHHYSGNNIELGTACGKYYRVCTLAIIDPGDSDIIRSMPDQQQQQPQ; from the exons ATGGTGGCAGCAAAGAAAACG AAAAAGTCCATGGAGTCCATCAACTCTCGTCTCCAGCTGGTGATGAAGAGTGGAAAGTATGTCCTGGGTTACAAGCAGTCCCAGAAAATGATTCGTCAAGGAAAAGCCAAGCTGGTCATCCTGGCCAACAACTGCCCTGCCCTTAG GAAATCCGAGATTGAGTACTACGCCATGCTGGCCAAGACCGGTGTCCACCACTACAGTGGAAACAACATTGAGCTTGGCACAGCCTGTGGCAAGTACTACAGGGTGTGCACACTGGCGATCATTGACCCTG gCGATTCTGAcatcatcaggagcatgccagatcagcagcagcagcagcctcagTAG